A genomic region of Anopheles coustani chromosome 3, idAnoCousDA_361_x.2, whole genome shotgun sequence contains the following coding sequences:
- the LOC131272584 gene encoding protein farnesyltransferase/geranylgeranyltransferase type-1 subunit alpha: protein MADGNSSDEDFSDDWVLYSQRPEWSDIEPLPQDDGENPVVMIQYSERFRDVYGYLRAIMSRQEKSERALELTKDAAKLNAANYTVWQYRRDILKALNSDLYEELSYIGSVIAENPKNYQVWHHRRVIVELLDDPSSELALTESILDMDAKNYHAWQHRQWVIKNYNLFDNELFYVDRLISEDMRNNSAWNERFFVLKHGGFTPEVLEREVNYVMTRVGLIKNNESPWNFLRGLLQQGTGKLGQFPTVVDFCEDLYNDGIRSPYLLAFLVDLYEEKYFDIVASGGNPAEAEEYHVKVQDLCESMANQHDKIRSKYWRYIAENFRRKASERAGSGRNGV, encoded by the exons ATGGCAGACGGTAACAGCTCGGATGAAGATTTTTCCGACGATTGGGTGCTGTACTCGCAACGTCCCGAATGGTCCGATATCGAACCACTGCCGCAGGATGATGGAGAAAATCCGGTCGTGATGATTCAATATAGTGAAAGAT TCAGAGACGTTTATGGATACCTGCGGGCGATCATGTCGCGCCAGGAAAAATCGGAACGTGCATTGGAGCTTACGAAAGATGCAGCTAAACTGAATGCCGCTAACTATACCGTCTGGCAGTACCGACGAGACATACTGAAGGCACTGAATTCCGACCTTTACGAAGAATTATCATACATCGGGAGCGTGATAgctgaaaatccgaaaaactATCAAGTCTGGCACCATAGGCGCGTTATCGTCGAGTTGCTGGATGACCCCTCGAGTGAGCTGGCCCTTACCGAGAGCATACTGGATATGGATGCGAAGAACTATCACGCCTGGCAACATCGGCAGTGGGTCATAAAAAATTACAA TCTCTTCGATAATGAACTTTTCTACGTCGACCGGCTCATTTCCGAGGACATGCGCAACAATTCCGCCTGGAACGAGCGATTTTTCGTGCTCAAACACGGTGGCTTCACACCAGAGGTGCTCGAGCGCGAAGTGAACTACGTCATGACCAGGGTGGGTTTGATTAAAAACAACGAGAGCCCTTGGAACTTCCTGCGAGGACTGTTGCAGCAAGGTACCGGTAAGCTTGGTCAATTTCCAACGGTGGTAGACTTCTGCGAGGATCTTTACAACGATGGCATTCGTTCGCCGTACTTGCTGGCCTTTCTGGTCGATCTGTACGAGGAAAAGTACTTCGATATTGTTGCATCCGGTGGTAATCCAGCCGAGGCCGAAGAGTATCACGTTAAGGTGCAGGACCTATGCGAATCGATGGCTAACCAGCACGACAAGATTCGCAGTAAATATTGGCGGTACATCGCGGAAAATTTCCGAAGGAAAGCTTCAGAACGGGCCGGAAGCGGACGGAATGGCGTTTAA
- the LOC131272098 gene encoding cholinephosphotransferase 1 isoform X3, protein MYFYKQKLLHPVQLKKLGDHKYSCSNVSLMDPFLQPWWCWLVAKVPMWLAPNLVTIVGLIINIITTLILIYYSPNGREEPPRWASAMCAAGLFIYQSLDAIDGKQARRTNSSSPLGELFDHGCDSISTVFVALSACISVQLGFYPRWMFFQCFCAMTLFYCAHWQTYVSGTLRFGRIDVTEAQCTIIGIHMISAVFGPKIWMTKIPLTGTTCNYAICAVVTFGFVQMFVTFCQTFRAGGVGKNGSTVAGTSVLSPIIPFLFVVVPAYVISQKSTDHIYENHPALYIMAFGMITAKVTNRLVVAHMTKSEMEYLDWGLIGPLCLFLNQYFNCFLPEYYVLWFCLLWCTIDLIRYCGQVCLEICDYLKIELFRIPFPPKPVMTSQGTNPAQLHPRINETKNGTHCMLTFNTKPTTVQQQQQHQQPSSGPQQQQQQQSINKKQTRAGSKKHGSHQ, encoded by the exons ATGTATTTCTACAAGCAAAAACTGCTGCACCCGGTGCAGCTGAAAAAGCTGGGTGATCACAAGTATTCGTGCTCGAACGTCAGCCTGATGGATCCTTTCCTGCAACCATGGTGGTGCTGGCTCGTCGCGAAAGTACCGATGTGGTTGGCACCAAACCTCGTCACCATTGTCGGACTGATCATCAATATCATCACCACACTTATTCTGATCTA CTACAGTCCCAATGGACGCGAGGAACCACCAAGGTGGGCTTCTGCCATGTGTGCTGCCGGTCTCTTCATCTACCAGAGCCTGGACGCGATCGACGGCAAGCAGGCCCGTCGAACTAACTCATCATCCCCGCTCGGCGAGCTGTTCGATCATGGCTGCGACTCGATCTCGACGGTCTTCGTAGCCCTGTCGGCGTGCATCTCCGTCCAGCTGGGCTTCTATCCGCGCTGGATGTTCTTCCAGTGTTTCTGCGCCATGACGCTCTTCTACTGTGCCCACTGGCAGACGTACGTGTCCGGTACGCTACGCTTCGGTCGGATCGACGTCACCGAGGCGCAGTGCACGATAATCGGTATCCACATGATATCGGCCGTTTTCGGTCCAAAGATCTGGATGACGAAA ATACCGCTGACCGGTACCACCTGCAACTATGCCATCTGCGCTGTCGTTACCTTTGGCTTCGTGCAAATGTTTGTCACCTTCTGCCAAACGTTCCGGGCCGGTGGGGTCGGCAAAAATGGTTCAACCGTTGCT GGCACCAGCGTCCTGTCACCGATCATCCCGTTCCTGTTCGTAGTCGTCCCTGCGTACGTCATCTCGCAAAAGTCGACCGATCATATCTACGAGAACCATCCTGCGCTCTACATCATGGCGTTCGGTATGATCACGGCCAAGGTGACCAACCGACTCGTG GTCGCCCACATGACCAAAAGCGAGATGGAGTACCTTGACTGGGGACTGATTGGACCTCTGTGTCTGTTCCTGAACCAGTACTTCAACTGCTTCCTGCCAGAGTACTACGTGCTGTGGTTCTGCTTGCTCTGGTGCACCATCGACCTGATACGATACTGCGGTCAG GTGTGTCTGGAGATTTGTGATTATCTGAAGATTGAACTCTTCCGTATTCCCTTCCCACCGAAGCCGGTTATGACATCACAAGGTACGAACCCTGCACAGCTCCATCCTCGCATtaatgaaaccaaaaacggTACGCATTGTATGCTAACCTTTAACACCAAACCAACAACcgtgcaacaacaacaacaacatcagcagccATCCTCGGGcccgcagcaacaacagcagcaacagtcgatcaacaaaaagcaaacgcGTGCTGGCAGTAAAAAGCACGGTTCCCATCAGTAG
- the LOC131272098 gene encoding cholinephosphotransferase 1 isoform X4, protein MYFYKQKLLHPVQLKKLGDHKYSCSNVSLMDPFLQPWWCWLVAKVPMWLAPNLVTIVGLIINIITTLILIYYSPNGREEPPRWASAMCAAGLFIYQSLDAIDGKQARRTNSSSPLGELFDHGCDSISTVFVALSACISVQLGFYPRWMFFQCFCAMTLFYCAHWQTYVSGTLRFGRIDVTEAQCTIIGIHMISAVFGPKIWMTKGTSVLSPIIPFLFVVVPAYVISQKSTDHIYENHPALYIMAFGMITAKVTNRLVVAHMTKSEMEYLDWGLIGPLCLFLNQYFNCFLPEYYVLWFCLLWCTIDLIRYCGQVCLEICDYLKIELFRIPFPPKPVMTSQGTNPAQLHPRINETKNGTHCMLTFNTKPTTVQQQQQHQQPSSGPQQQQQQQSINKKQTRAGSKKHGSHQ, encoded by the exons ATGTATTTCTACAAGCAAAAACTGCTGCACCCGGTGCAGCTGAAAAAGCTGGGTGATCACAAGTATTCGTGCTCGAACGTCAGCCTGATGGATCCTTTCCTGCAACCATGGTGGTGCTGGCTCGTCGCGAAAGTACCGATGTGGTTGGCACCAAACCTCGTCACCATTGTCGGACTGATCATCAATATCATCACCACACTTATTCTGATCTA CTACAGTCCCAATGGACGCGAGGAACCACCAAGGTGGGCTTCTGCCATGTGTGCTGCCGGTCTCTTCATCTACCAGAGCCTGGACGCGATCGACGGCAAGCAGGCCCGTCGAACTAACTCATCATCCCCGCTCGGCGAGCTGTTCGATCATGGCTGCGACTCGATCTCGACGGTCTTCGTAGCCCTGTCGGCGTGCATCTCCGTCCAGCTGGGCTTCTATCCGCGCTGGATGTTCTTCCAGTGTTTCTGCGCCATGACGCTCTTCTACTGTGCCCACTGGCAGACGTACGTGTCCGGTACGCTACGCTTCGGTCGGATCGACGTCACCGAGGCGCAGTGCACGATAATCGGTATCCACATGATATCGGCCGTTTTCGGTCCAAAGATCTGGATGACGAAA GGCACCAGCGTCCTGTCACCGATCATCCCGTTCCTGTTCGTAGTCGTCCCTGCGTACGTCATCTCGCAAAAGTCGACCGATCATATCTACGAGAACCATCCTGCGCTCTACATCATGGCGTTCGGTATGATCACGGCCAAGGTGACCAACCGACTCGTG GTCGCCCACATGACCAAAAGCGAGATGGAGTACCTTGACTGGGGACTGATTGGACCTCTGTGTCTGTTCCTGAACCAGTACTTCAACTGCTTCCTGCCAGAGTACTACGTGCTGTGGTTCTGCTTGCTCTGGTGCACCATCGACCTGATACGATACTGCGGTCAG GTGTGTCTGGAGATTTGTGATTATCTGAAGATTGAACTCTTCCGTATTCCCTTCCCACCGAAGCCGGTTATGACATCACAAGGTACGAACCCTGCACAGCTCCATCCTCGCATtaatgaaaccaaaaacggTACGCATTGTATGCTAACCTTTAACACCAAACCAACAACcgtgcaacaacaacaacaacatcagcagccATCCTCGGGcccgcagcaacaacagcagcaacagtcgatcaacaaaaagcaaacgcGTGCTGGCAGTAAAAAGCACGGTTCCCATCAGTAG
- the LOC131272098 gene encoding cholinephosphotransferase 1 isoform X1, which yields MYFYKQKLLHPVQLKKLGDHKYSCSNVSLMDPFLQPWWCWLVAKVPMWLAPNLVTIVGLIINIITTLILIYYSPNGREEPPRWASAMCAAGLFIYQSLDAIDGKQARRTNSSSPLGELFDHGCDSISTVFVALSACISVQLGFYPRWMFFQCFCAMTLFYCAHWQTYVSGTLRFGRIDVTEAQCTIIGIHMISAVFGPKIWMTKIFGQLELWSSMAIMTILCGGWSLMQFCAVIRAGGVGKNGSTVAGTSVLSPIIPFLFVVVPAYVISQKSTDHIYENHPALYIMAFGMITAKVTNRLVVAHMTKSEMEYLDWGLIGPLCLFLNQYFNCFLPEYYVLWFCLLWCTIDLIRYCGQVCLEICDYLKIELFRIPFPPKPVMTSQGTNPAQLHPRINETKNGTHCMLTFNTKPTTVQQQQQHQQPSSGPQQQQQQQSINKKQTRAGSKKHGSHQ from the exons ATGTATTTCTACAAGCAAAAACTGCTGCACCCGGTGCAGCTGAAAAAGCTGGGTGATCACAAGTATTCGTGCTCGAACGTCAGCCTGATGGATCCTTTCCTGCAACCATGGTGGTGCTGGCTCGTCGCGAAAGTACCGATGTGGTTGGCACCAAACCTCGTCACCATTGTCGGACTGATCATCAATATCATCACCACACTTATTCTGATCTA CTACAGTCCCAATGGACGCGAGGAACCACCAAGGTGGGCTTCTGCCATGTGTGCTGCCGGTCTCTTCATCTACCAGAGCCTGGACGCGATCGACGGCAAGCAGGCCCGTCGAACTAACTCATCATCCCCGCTCGGCGAGCTGTTCGATCATGGCTGCGACTCGATCTCGACGGTCTTCGTAGCCCTGTCGGCGTGCATCTCCGTCCAGCTGGGCTTCTATCCGCGCTGGATGTTCTTCCAGTGTTTCTGCGCCATGACGCTCTTCTACTGTGCCCACTGGCAGACGTACGTGTCCGGTACGCTACGCTTCGGTCGGATCGACGTCACCGAGGCGCAGTGCACGATAATCGGTATCCACATGATATCGGCCGTTTTCGGTCCAAAGATCTGGATGACGAAA ATCTTCGGACAGCTCGAGCTGTGGAGCTCGATGGCCATTATGACCATCCTGTGCGGTGGCTGGTCGCTGATGCAATTTTGTGCAGTGATCCGTGCGGGCGGCGTTGGTAAAAACGGATCTACGGTCGCC GGCACCAGCGTCCTGTCACCGATCATCCCGTTCCTGTTCGTAGTCGTCCCTGCGTACGTCATCTCGCAAAAGTCGACCGATCATATCTACGAGAACCATCCTGCGCTCTACATCATGGCGTTCGGTATGATCACGGCCAAGGTGACCAACCGACTCGTG GTCGCCCACATGACCAAAAGCGAGATGGAGTACCTTGACTGGGGACTGATTGGACCTCTGTGTCTGTTCCTGAACCAGTACTTCAACTGCTTCCTGCCAGAGTACTACGTGCTGTGGTTCTGCTTGCTCTGGTGCACCATCGACCTGATACGATACTGCGGTCAG GTGTGTCTGGAGATTTGTGATTATCTGAAGATTGAACTCTTCCGTATTCCCTTCCCACCGAAGCCGGTTATGACATCACAAGGTACGAACCCTGCACAGCTCCATCCTCGCATtaatgaaaccaaaaacggTACGCATTGTATGCTAACCTTTAACACCAAACCAACAACcgtgcaacaacaacaacaacatcagcagccATCCTCGGGcccgcagcaacaacagcagcaacagtcgatcaacaaaaagcaaacgcGTGCTGGCAGTAAAAAGCACGGTTCCCATCAGTAG